Below is a genomic region from Pseudomonas frederiksbergensis.
TTTTTCAGGTGATCTGTCAAGACTCAGGAGCGCGCAAACACCTCAAGCGATATGTACCGCACCTCAATGCTTCGCTGACCGTACTGTTTTTCCTCACCCACATACCCTGCCGATTGCAGCAGGGCGAGGAATCACGATGACTGCACCCATGCTCCCGTACTTTTTTCATGAAGCCAATCATGCCGCTGATGCGAAACAGCCCGGCGTTCGTGAAAAAACACTGGGATTTACAATCACTGACCTGAAATGGTTGAAACGGGTGTATTGGCCCACCCACGCAACCCGTATCGACGATGCTCATCCAATGCAAGTCGACCGGTTGATCCTGACGCCTCCAGGCAAGACGGCAATCTCCTTGGCCGGGGCCTTTATGATGAGCAAACCTGCGGGTGGGGAAGTGACGCTCTACACGCCCTATCAAGGACTTATCAAATTTGCGGATCAGGAGGACCTCAACAGTAAATTCAAGGAATGGTTGAGCGACGCCTCTTGCAAGGACGAACTGCTGCGCTATCTCTCCATCGAACAACGTCATGCCCTTCAGGACATCAACGATCCGATCATTTCAACAGAAGTCGTCGAAGAATCGGTATTTCAGGACCAGGAAAACGTCATTGCGCTGAATCAATCGCGCAATATCAACATGATGTTGGCCGAACTCATCAAGACGCCGACGCTACAGTCAATGCTCGACGAGACACTGGCTATCGCCCTGTACAAACGCTTCCCGGCACTGGAGCAACGTCATACGCGGATGGACAGCTTTGTCACTGCGGGCGGTAGCGACATCAATCGGCGCAGGGTGTCTTCCCTGTCGCTCAGTGACGCGGTCCTGCATTTTTACCTGACCAACGCCTGGCCGGAAGGTGAATTCCGGAGTTTTTTCAATCCAGCACATGGCGTTAGCAGCAATGACGACAATCAGGCCTGGGAAACGACCTTGAAAGAGGTCACACAGAGCTTCACGCCGCGCCTGCAAAGTTTGCTCGACACCTTCTGGAACAGTCCGATGAGTACCGCAGACTCACGCGCGGATTTTTTCGCCCAAAGCCTGCGTGATACCTACTGCATGGATCTGTTGTTCAAGCTCCAACAGGAGCTGTTAACGACTGAAGAGCACCAGCACTTGATGGCTGTTTGCCGCGCAGGCACTACCGTTCAATTGGCGACAAGCCCTTCGATTCAGGTCGAAAAAGTACGCGTCACGGCCCTCTACAAGCATTACGTGGAGCTGGCCTCCACCCTGATGATCAGCCCCCTCGACACATCGCAGACAACCGCCTATCTATACAGCCAGTATCGAGGCATTGAGGCCAGTACCGATCTGTCACAGATCCAGGACATCGTGTTGAGGATGACGAAAACCGGAGGGCATGAAGACAATCTGCTCAACTTCATGGCGTTGGAGGAGCGCGCTACCTTTCTCTCACTGGATCAGAACGAACGAAAGATTGTCGGCGTACCGACATCAGGCCCGGTGTTTCAGGACTTGATGACCGAGATCCTTGCCAAGCAGGCGCGAAATCTACAGTTTGCCTTGAGCCGCTACCGTGAAGCGCAAGGCACCGTTGCTCTGGATGCCCTGCTGGATAACGCTCTGGATGTACGGACATTGATCGACCCGCGTCTGTTGCGCGCCGACGCCGACGCCGACGGCCGTTGGAGTACGCGTGCAGATCAGCGATGGAATCACCAACCCGTCACCGTACGAGCAGAATCGGCGAAACCATTGTTGGCGCAACTCTCCAGTATCGGCACAGCGCTTGATCTTGAGTTCGAAAATAACCTCGTTCTGCCACAACAACCAAAGCATTTCAAGGATGTGCAAACCGTCATCGCGCCGTTCCTGAACCTTTTGACACCGAAACTGGCTTACGCCCTGTCTGTCGCTTTGCGCAGCGAAGTCAAATTAAGAACGTTAAGCCGTACGTTGTCGGTTGCGGACCAGGCCATTATCACCACCGTGCTCGACAGCCCGGTACGCTTGCAGCGTGGGGCACTGAACGGCTTTCTGCCTGATGTGTTTTCACTGGCAGTCAAGAGCGGCACGTCCTCACCCTTACTGCACCTGGCCAATTGTTTCATGCTCACAGAGCGCGGTGGCCTGGACCCGAATCATTCAGGAAGGGTCATTTTGTGGACCCCGGCCTTTGGGTTTGAAGCATTCGACTCATTGACACCGTTGAAAGCCGAGCTTCAAAGGCGCCTGCTCGATCCGGATGAACGTATGGCGCTGCTGGAAAACCTTGAGCGTGGAGATCGAGCAACTCACCAGGTATTTACCCTGGCGCCCTTGCAACTGGTTCACGAGCACTTTCTCAATCATTTGCAAAAGCCATATGGTCAATTACACAGGAAGTCTATCGAGCAGGCGCTGGCCTCGAAACTCCCCGAGGCCTCCCTGAAAAAACTACTGGGTTTGATTGCACCACGCCTACCGATCACAGGTCTGAATCGAGGCATGAGCATTGCCCAGTCCCTGATCACTCAGCAAAAGTTACCCGCATGGCTGGCGAAAGCATCAATCGCCGATCAAGTACTGCATGCCGAACTGCTTCAGCAATACCTGAACAATGCCGGTGACGATAAGGATTACCTGTCCGGCGTGACCTCGCTGACGCGTACCGCTCACACTGAACTCAAGAAACACCTCAAGACCGCCTTCAAACAGCATGACGTTGATCCAGATAACGTCGAGTTGCAGTTCAGCCCGCGCCTGACCAGCACCGGCCCGACCCAGACCCTGACGACATGTGCGCTGAATCATTTTGACGACCTGGATGCCCTGCCGATCAAGAAAATCACGTCACTCACCGAGGCCGCACTTCCCCCCGGGTTGAACGCAGACTATGTGAACAAACTGCTCCGCAATCTCAAACTTGGGGCGCTCCAGCAATCGGTCCTTGAGACGGCATTCGCATCGACCGATGCCAACGCTGCGTCTTACAGAACCCTGTTCGCCAAACAGTTACCCTGGCAACTGCTGCATTACGCTCATTCGGAGAAACTCCAGGAGCGCCTCAGCGAGACCGGGTTCAACCTGATTGCGCAGGTCATGAACATGCCGGACGCCATCGCCCGCGCGGCGCTCACAGGCGCGAACGCGCTGATTCGCCCGCTTGAGTTGGTTGCCACAGCCGGTGCGCAAGTGGCCGAGGCACTCGGGGTTTACCTGATCGGACCTGGCCCGGGAAAAGACGGCCCCCATGTACTCCTGGCGCCCTACAGCACCACCCATGGGATCAAGGAATATGAAAGTGAAAGCGATCTGTTGGCCGAGCTCAATACCACCGGGGCGTTGCAGGACTGGGTGCTCAAGTGCCTGCCAACGTCCCTCCGTGCGACCTATAAAAACCTCTGGGCCTCAACGCTCAACACGCCCAGCGAAATCAAACTGGCGTCCAACCCGATCACTGGAAATCTGCTCGGTCAGTTGTTCGACGACAACACGAACGTCCTGAAGCGGTTGCTCGGCACTCAGTCAGACAGTGATGCCAAGCGTGAATGGCACACTATAAAAGACGTCTTCGGCGAAGGCCTGGAACAGGCACTTACCTTCCTCAGCGGGAAGCTCGCCTACCCGATCACTGTCTGGCACAGCTACCTCGATATCAAAGCATCTGCTGAAGACCTTCAAGAACACAAATGGGGTAGCGCCCTCAAGGCGTTCATCAGTGGTATCGCGCAACTGGCGATGTTGCGCCAGTTGATGGAAGCACCGCCGAAGACGACAGTGGCCGAACCCGAACCTTCGCTGGAAGTACCCACCGGGAAACGTCAATGGCAGGACATCGACCTAACAGCCCCCGAACGAACCCACCTGCAGCGTCATGAAAGTATCGACGTCAATCTACAGTCACTGACACCGGCCTCGGTATCGGGGCTCTACATTCACCCAATTACCAAAAAGTACTACGCACCGGTAGAGGGAAAGGTCTATCGCGTCGAAAAGCGTGGCACTCCCTGGCGCATTGTCAGTGATCGCGGCGAGGGTCCCCAGTTGCTGCAGAACACCTCAAAACAGTGGACTCTCGACCTATCGGCAACCACCCCGCGCTACGGAATGCTCAACCGGCTAAAGACGCGTATCAGCCGTCAGGCGGGTATGAATGTAGAAGCCACTGGCATGCGCGCGATTCGTCAGCTCTATCCGGTCAGGGCCCGATTGATTGATGAAGCCCTGGACCTCGCGACCACCTACGTCTGGAACAGTTATCAGAACCTGAGGTTGATCAATACAAGCTCGGCACCGACGACACGCGTGCATCGACTGATCAAGGACTTCCTCGGTGTGCCGGCGGTACTGCCCGAACATGTGGTGAAGATTGAGAAAGTCATCGGCGAGATCTTTGGCGCGTTACTGGACCCGGACCTGAGAAAAGTGGACTCCAAACGTTTTGTTGTGGGCACGAGTCGTGAGGACCCCGAGAGTGTGTTTGCTTTTACCATCCCGGATGACGTGGGGAAAAAACTCCATCTGCTGGAAAAATTCTTTCTCCCCAGGCTCGAACATTACCGCAACTACATGACGGAGCCATCCTTTGCCATCAGCGTCCATGCCCGCGCAACAACGCTGATCCATGAGCTATCGCATCTCGTCAGCAAGACCGAGGATATTACCTACCTGGACACCAGCAAGCCCTTTGCCGATCTGCTGGGAACGTTCAATCCAGGTGCCCGGAAACTCAAGGACAGGTTGACGACACTCCAGCAGAAAGCGCTATCAAGCCGGACGCCCCTGACTCAGCTCTTCAAGAGCTTTAATCCCGCCAGCGACGAGTGGGAAGACTTGGGTAGCACTGTCTACGAAAACACGGTCGACGCGCTGAAGCATGTCCTGACGCTGACCGGACAACAAACTCTACAGGCAGCCCGCGCAACCTTCATGAGCGATTCAAACGTGAGGCTGGCCGTGCAACTGGGCAATGCCGACTCCGTTGCCTGGCTTATCAGCCACTTGGGGCGCCAACTGGATATCAGCACGCCTTGACGCTGAAGGCCGCAACCCTGAGGGGCGCGGCCTTCATTCAGGCTTTCGGCAAACTAAACGACTCTGCCCTCGACCAACAGCCGTTGGGTCAGCCTGACGTGCCAAGTAACGAATCAACATGACAAAAATTTAATGGCGTAAACCCCGGTAAAAACAGCCCATCTCACCTTGCGCTGACGTGGTTCCGACAAATTTTCTACATACGAACCCTCATGATTTGCGCAGCTCATTCGTCATTAATCAATGAGAGCGCCCATCACTTTTTTCCTGGTCAGGCTCTGAAAAGGAGTTTTTGCATGTACAACTCGCAATTGCCAACGGATGGCAACTCTGCGCCAAACGGTTCGCTGAACCTGGACGCTGGCGCGTTCACCAAAAACGCTGAACGCCACAACAACGAGCGCATCAGGCAGTTGCTCAAAAGCTTCGGCCTGCGAACCAGCCTGATTCGCCTGAAAGTGATCGACGCGCTACTGACCGCTGCCGAGAGCGATCGCCCGCAAGGGGTGCGCGGCGTGCATAGCCACTTGCTGGACCTGGATATACCCCTGTCTTTTCTCAGCGTTCGCGAAGTGCTGAAGCGACTGTGCAGCGAAGGCGTGGTTGTCTTGAACGATGACAAGAGCTACAGCCTGCACCCGCAAGCCGCAGCCGTGCTCTACGGCAGTCAATGACGCGTTACCGCGTCGCCTAGGCTCTGTACGAAAACTGCCTGCGCGTCGACCAGGCTGCGTTAAAAACAGGCTCGGACGAACGGAGTGAGAACGTCCGAAGGACGGCCCGAAGGGGTCGCGCAGCGGATAATGCTCATTTAGGGACCTAAAGTCGCGTGCGACCCCAGCCGTTCCTCGCCTGTTTTTGCCTTGCCTGATCGCCGCTCGGCGAGTTTTCGTACAGAGCCTAAGGTTTGACCTTGCGCCGCATCACCCCATTGATCACTACAACGACCACCGCCACGCCAATAGCGATGTACTGGAACAACTTTTCGCTGATCATTCCGGTGCTCTGCATGTACGACAGACCAAGCATGATCCCCAGCACGACAAGGGAGATCAGAATCGAATATTTCAAACGTTGCGACTGGGTCATTACGGGTTCCTGAACCTGAACATATGTATCCGGTTTGTATCGTGGCGCATGCCAAGCTCATACGCTTCTTCGGGGATGAGCGGCTGCAAGCGGGGTCTCATGTTACAGCCCATGAAGCATTTTGGCTTCATGCGGTTCAAACGATGAGGATTGAGAAATGTTCCGTCGAATCACACTGCTGATTCCCCTGCTGATTATCCTGACCATGAGCGGTTGCGTATGTTTCCCATGCGGAGGTGGCTGGCATGGCGACCACCGCTACTACCATGATGGCTACTACCGCCGTTGACTTGTTTTAAGCGGCGCGCTCACCTCATTAAGTGCTCCCCTGTTCTCAATAGTTGACAACTATTGAGAACACCACGACATTGCATCGCGCGTTGGAATTGGGCATCAATTTGCTCGATACCGCCGATATTGATGGTCCGCACACTAGCGAAGAGCTGCTATGTGTGACGGACCTGTTGCGCTTGAGGATCAGGCTTTGCCGTTGACACCTTTGGTGTTCGGAACAGCTGTGCCGTTGCCCATGCCATAGGTTTTCAGGTTCTGCAGTACATAAATCGCCTTCTTGTACTCGGGGATCAGGTGATTGGCGTACTTGTTACCTTTGAGGTTATTGCTCTGAATGTTGTCCAGTTGCGTGGCGAAGTACTCCAGCGCATTGAATTTTTCATCCGGGTTTTTCTGCACCCCAAAGCGATCGAACTTGTCGCCGGCGTTGAGCAGCGTCAGAGCCGTCACATCGCTGATCAAACCCCGATCCCGCAAAAAGGCGCTGACGTTTCCGAGCTGTTTGACCGTGACCGTCTCGGGGTCGAATCCCTTGAAGTTCTTGTAGAGCTTCTGCTCGTTCATTTTTGCAGTGTTCAGTGCTAATGGGTCGTTACCCACCAATGCGAGCATCTGCTTGACCTTGACGCTCTGCGACACGGGTTTACTGCCCCCCGTTCCGCCCTCGCGAACCAGTAAACCGGCCTTGCTGGTCCAGCCTCCGACATAACCGATCGTCATGACAATGCCCCTGTGCGCAGACGTCCTTGTAAGGCGACCATAAAAAGTCCTTATTCAACCGATGGAATTGCGCGCAAGTATCAATGTGCCAGTGCCCCTCCACCTACAAATATTTCAGCCTTTTACAATTCTTGTACAATTCGGATACAAACCACCAAACCCTTGAATCCATTGGCTTGAAACCATTGTTTAACCATCAGACCATCATTGAATTCGCTTGAAACCGCGGAAAAAACACGTTGCCAGTCCGGGATGAAAGCGAACATGGCTCACGCCCGTGACTGACCGGTCGTCCATAAAAAGCCTGTTTTGGGACCATAGTACTAAAGGCCGTCTACCGCAGGCCGATAGCTGCTAAACGCCGCACCAATTCAACAAGAGCGCTTAGCACAAGGACAGGTTCAATGCCCGCACTCCGTACCATTCAAGCCCGTTACACGCTGTTTCTGGTGCTGTTTATCCTGCTGTTATTCGCCTTGACAGTGGTGGGTATCAGCCAGTTGGTCGCGCCGAAACTCCGGCACACGGAAGAACAGGTGGCCCTGAACCGCATCGCCGAAGTGGCCGAACAGATCCAGGGCGAACTGAACAAGGTTCAAGCGCAGCAACGCAGCATCACCCAGACCATCCCCCTGCTCGACAGCGCGACCATCGACACCGTGTTGCCTGGTCTGGTGGACCAGTACGGTGAACTGAAAGTGTTTGGTGGCGGGATCTGGCCATTGCCTGGCCAGCGCGAAGCCGGACGCAACAAATTCAGTACCTTCTGGCACCGGGATGCGTCGGGCAAGCTGGCCGTCAACACCTTCTGGAACAGTGACGCGGCGCCCAACTATTACGACCAGTCCTGGTACAAGGGCGGAATGCAGACACCCCGCGGCCAATGCGCCTGGGCCGCGGCCTATAAGGACGACGCCAGCGCCGAACCGCGCACCAACTGCGCCATGGCGATAGCGCGCAACGGCGTGCCGTACGGGGTCGCGACCATTGACGTCACCCTGGGTTTTTTCAATGAACTGGTGGCGCGCAAGGAAAAAGACCTGGGCGCCGAAATGCTGATTGTCGAGGCCGACGGCAAGATCATCAGCAACAGCTCGCGCATCAGTGGCCCGATTGTCTTGAAAAACATCAGTGAGCTGGCGGGCAACTCGCCGTTTGCCGCGCAGATCAAAACCGCGCTTGAGCGCCGTAACACCTCGCTGCAACGCGTCGAGTTCGACAATCAAGGCGTGGCGAACACCTTCTTCATGCGACCGATCGAGGGCACCCCGTGGTTCCTCGCCACCGCCCTGCCGACCACGCTGATCACCGCTCAGCGTGACGATGTACTGAGCACCTTGAGTCTGCTGCAGATCCCGATGGTCCTGCTGCTGGTGCTGCTGCAAATGTATGCGATCCGCCAACTGATCCAGCGTATGAAAGCCTTGAAAGCCAACATTGATGCACTGTCCGGCGGCGACGCCGACCTGACCCGACGCATCACCATTCGCGCCGAGGATGAACTGGGCGCGATCGGCCATTCGGTCAACACCTTCATCGCCTACCTGCAAAACATGATCGGCGAAGTCACTCAGGCCACAGGCGCCATGGCCTCAAGCCTGGACAAACTGCAACAGACCTCGGCACACACCAACCAGATCCTGCAGCGTCACGCCTCCGAGACCGACCAGACCGTCACCGCCATCACCGAGATGAGTTCTACCGCCGATAGCGTCGCCGAGAATGCTGCCGAAACCGCCGCGTTTACCCAACGTGCCAACGAACACGCGGACCGCTCGCGGGTGGTGGTGGGCGAAGCCTCAACCAGCGTGATCGCGTTGATCGACGAAGTGGCCAGCGCCACCCACAAAGTCGAAAGCATGCAGCAGGACGCCCAGCGCATCACCGAAATCCTCGGGGTGATCGGTGCCATTGCCGGACAAACCAACCTGCTGGCACTCAACGCCGCGATCGAAGCCGCGCGGGCCGGCGAACAAGGTCGAGGCTTTGCAGTGGTCGCCGATGAAGTACGCGCCCTCGCCGCCCGTACCCAGGCCAGCACCTCGGAGATCAACGAGATGCTCACCCGCCTGACCCAAGGTGTCAGCTCTTCGGTGGCGGCGATGGAAAACACCCAGGCCAGCTGTCAGTCCGCCGCCGATGCGACAGCGCGAGTCAACGCCGGGCTCGATGAAATGGCCGGCTCGGTCAGCCACATCAACAGCCTCAGCACCCAGATCGCCACCGCCGCCGAGCAACAAAGCGCGGTGACCGAGGAAATCAACCGCAGCATGGTGCAGATCCGCCATATGGTCGAAGAGCTGGTGCAAAGCGGTCACGCTACCGAGCTCAATACTCGCCAGCTGCTGGACGCCAATACTCGGGTCAGTTCGATCATGGGGCGCTTCAAGGTCAAGTGAGCCAGGCAATGACGCCCGCGCGTTTCGCGTGGGCATAACTGTCAAGATCTGCCTTCAAGGGATGTCTATGTATAACGTTGAAACATAAGTGCCCTGCTTCATCGGGGAAAATGGTCAAAATGCGCTGCGTGAAATGATCAGCGAGAGATAACCGATGAAAACCACACTGCGTCTGGCAGCCCTTTCTGCCTTGCTCATCAGCTCCCTGGCCCAGGCGGCCGAGCTGATTCCGATCGATGTCCACCGCGATGCCAATTGCGGTTGCTGCAAAAAGTGGATCGTGCATCTGGAAACCAACGGCTTCAAGGTCAACGACCACGTCGAAGCCAATATGAGCGAAGTCAAACAGCGCCTTGGCGTCCCGCCGCGACTGGCTTCATGTCACACCGCTGTGATCAACGGCAAATTCGTCGAAGGCCATGTTCCCGCTGAACAGGTACTGGCCTTGAGTAAATCCGACCTGCTCGGCGTGGCCGCTCCGGGCATGCCCATGGGCTCGCCAGGCATGGAAATGGAGGGCATGGCCGATGCTTATCAGGTCATGGGGTTGACCAGGAATGGCACCGATGAAGTGATCGCCGACTACCCGGCCCGGTAATCGCAAATCCTTTTGCGGTGTCTACGCGATAGCGAACGCTTTTTCTGCTGCTGCCATCCGCACCAATAGAGTGCGGACGGCTCTTTGCCTCGCCCCACTCTCTGGCAACCCTCTCCCTCTTTTTGTGCCTCGGCTGCGAAAGAACTTGCACTTCGTCGGTGCGGGTGCAGCTCATTGAGCCCGGAAATCGTGGCGGCAGAACCGATTGTCGAACAATTTCAAAACGTCACACACTCCGCTCTAAGTTCTGACCTAGACTCCATTTCGTGACTGGAAACCGGCCGGTCATTTTGTGGGGAAAAACTCGAAACTTTCTGCCGAAGTAACGGGTCAGGTTAAAGGTAAGGCCGCAGCGACTGGTGCAATCCTTGCAACGACCACTACAGCCTTTGAGATTCAGCGCATCGACCAGCGTTTGCTGTTCCTTGCGTAGCGCTTTTGCGCCCGGCCACAGGAACTGGCCGCCTGCATCGTGGGGTGAGATGCCTGAAACAGATCAATAAAACGGGAGAAACACATGAACAGTGCCGCTTTAGAAATCCAGGGAGAGCGTTCTCACCAGCAAATTGGCGAGCCGACCTCGATGTCGGTTCTTGCCCCGGGTGCGAAAACGGTACTGCCCGCTCCACGTCAGAATCCAAACAAGAAGAAAGTGCTGTTTGTGACCTCGGAAATCGCCGATCTGGTGAAAACCGGTGGCTTGGGTGACGTTTCTGCCGCATTGCCCCGAGCCATGGCCCATTTGCACGATGTTCGGGTGTTGATTCCCGGTTATCCGCAAGTGATGCACAGCGAAAACCCGATCCACATCATCGGCGAACTGGGCGGTCACGCGGCCTTGCCCCCCTGCAAGATTGGCCGCATGGACATGCCGGACGGGCTGGTCATCTACGTCTTGATCTGCCCCGAACTGTACGAGCGTGAGGGGTCGCCCTACGGCGCCAACAATGGCCGCGACTGGCCGGACAACCATATTCGTTTTGCCCGTCTGGGCCTGGCAGCCGCCGACATCGCCGCCAATCTGGCACAGATTCACTGGCGCCCGGATCTGGTGCACGCCCACGACTGGCCCGCAGGCTTGGCCCCGGCCTACATGCACTGGCGTGGTCAGCGCACGCCGACTCTGTTCACCATTCATAACCTCGCTTACCAAGGCGTGGTCAGCCTCGCCTCTTGCCCCGAACTGGGTATTCCCGAACATGCCCTGCAACAGGAAGGCATGGAGTTCTACGGCAAACTGTCGTTCCTCAAGGCTGGCATGGCCTATTCGAGCCATATCACCACCGTCAGCGCGACCTACGCCCAGGAAATCACCACCCCGGCCTTCGGCTGCGGTCTCGACGGTTTCCTTGCCAGCAAGACCCAGCAAGGTCTGCTCAGCGGCATCCCGAATGGCATCGACGAAAGTTGGGACGCTGCGACCGATCCCCACCTGTATTGCCCGTTCAGCATCGGCGACTGGGACGGCAAAGCAGTGAATGCTGCCCACGTGCGCGAGCTGTTCGGTCTGAAAGACTCCAAGGGTCCGCTGTTCGCGGTGGTCTCGCGATTGGTGTACCAAAAAGGCCTGGACCTGACCGAAGCCGTGTCCGAGTTTATTGTGTCTTCGGGTGGGCAAATCGCGATCATCGGCCGGGGCGAGCCGGAAGAGGAACAAGCCATGCGTGCCCTGGCCCTGCGTTTTCCAGGGCAGATCGGTGTGCGCATCGGCTTTAACGAAACCGATGCGCGGCGGATGTTTGCCGGCAGTGATTTCCTGTTGATGCCCTCACGCTATGAACCCTGCGGCTTGAGCCAGATGTATGCACAGCGTTTCGGCTCGTTGCCGGTCGCACGCAACACCGGAGGGCTGGCCGACACCATCGAAAATGGCGTCACCGGTTTTCTCTTCGATGAATCCACGGTTGCCAGCTACGAGGAAGCCTTGCGTCGGGCGTTCAAGGTGTTCGCCTACCCGGCCCTGTTGAACGCCATGCGCTGCCGGGCCATGGCCGCGCCGTTCAACTGGTGCAAGGCGGTCGAGCCCTATGCTGAGCTCTATGAGCAACTGGTCGCCAAGGCGTTGGGTCAGTCGGTCAAGCCGTGAGAGGGATCCTTGAATGCCGTTACGGACTCTGGAAACCTGGCCCCACGGCGCCGTCATGCTGGATGCCGAACACACCCGCTTCGCCTTGTGGGCACCCGATGCGTTTTATGTGAGTGTCGAGCTTGAAGACGGGCAATCACTGCCGATGCTACCCCAGGCGGACGGCTGGTTCGTGATCGAGACCCATTGCCCGGCCGGCACCCGCTATCGCTACAACATCGATGGCGAACGGAACGTGCCGGACCCCGCGTCCCGGGCGCAAGCCGGCAGTCTTACGTCACCCAGCGTGGTGGTTGACCCGCACGCTTACCGTTGGCAGCACTGCTTCTGGCAAGGCCGGCCCTGGCATGAAGCGGTGATCTACGAACTGCATGTGGGTGTGCTGGGCGGTTTTGTCGAGGTCGAAAAACACCTGCCACGGCTGGCCGAACTGGGCGTTACAGCGATCGAACTGATGCCCTTGGCGCAGTTTCCCGGCGAGCGTAATTGGGGCTACGACGGCGTGCTGCCCTACGCGCCACAGTCGTCATACGGTACGCCTGAAGCGCTCAAACATCTGATCGATACCGCCCACGGCTTGGGCGTGGCGGTGATCATCGACGTGGTTTACAACCATTTCGGTCCGGACGGTAATGACCTGAATCACTACGCCAAAGGCTTTTTTCGCGAAGACCTGCACACGCCTTGGGGCGCGGCCATTGATTTCCGGCGTCGCGAGGTGCGCGACTTCTTTATCGACAACGCGTTGATGTGGCTGCTCGAGTACCGTTTCGACGGTTTGCGTCTGGATGCGGTGCACGCCATCGAGGATCCGGATTTCCTCCAGGAACTGGCGGCGCGGATACGCCAGCACATCGATCCACCCCGCCATGTCTGGCTCACCGTGGAAAACGAGCGCAACCAGGCCAGCCTGCTGGAACAGGGCTTCGACGCGCAGTGGAACGACGATGGGCACAATGCGCTGCATGTGCTGTTGACCGGGGAAACCGAGGCCTATTACGCCGACTTCGCCGAGCACCCTACCGAGCAACTGGCCCGTTGCCTGAGCCAGGGCTTCGCCTATCAAGGCCATACCCATCGCCACGGCCATGCCCGAGGTGAGCGCAGTGGGCATTTGCCGCCCAGCGCCTTCGTGC
It encodes:
- a CDS encoding dermonecrotic toxin domain-containing protein translates to MTAPMLPYFFHEANHAADAKQPGVREKTLGFTITDLKWLKRVYWPTHATRIDDAHPMQVDRLILTPPGKTAISLAGAFMMSKPAGGEVTLYTPYQGLIKFADQEDLNSKFKEWLSDASCKDELLRYLSIEQRHALQDINDPIISTEVVEESVFQDQENVIALNQSRNINMMLAELIKTPTLQSMLDETLAIALYKRFPALEQRHTRMDSFVTAGGSDINRRRVSSLSLSDAVLHFYLTNAWPEGEFRSFFNPAHGVSSNDDNQAWETTLKEVTQSFTPRLQSLLDTFWNSPMSTADSRADFFAQSLRDTYCMDLLFKLQQELLTTEEHQHLMAVCRAGTTVQLATSPSIQVEKVRVTALYKHYVELASTLMISPLDTSQTTAYLYSQYRGIEASTDLSQIQDIVLRMTKTGGHEDNLLNFMALEERATFLSLDQNERKIVGVPTSGPVFQDLMTEILAKQARNLQFALSRYREAQGTVALDALLDNALDVRTLIDPRLLRADADADGRWSTRADQRWNHQPVTVRAESAKPLLAQLSSIGTALDLEFENNLVLPQQPKHFKDVQTVIAPFLNLLTPKLAYALSVALRSEVKLRTLSRTLSVADQAIITTVLDSPVRLQRGALNGFLPDVFSLAVKSGTSSPLLHLANCFMLTERGGLDPNHSGRVILWTPAFGFEAFDSLTPLKAELQRRLLDPDERMALLENLERGDRATHQVFTLAPLQLVHEHFLNHLQKPYGQLHRKSIEQALASKLPEASLKKLLGLIAPRLPITGLNRGMSIAQSLITQQKLPAWLAKASIADQVLHAELLQQYLNNAGDDKDYLSGVTSLTRTAHTELKKHLKTAFKQHDVDPDNVELQFSPRLTSTGPTQTLTTCALNHFDDLDALPIKKITSLTEAALPPGLNADYVNKLLRNLKLGALQQSVLETAFASTDANAASYRTLFAKQLPWQLLHYAHSEKLQERLSETGFNLIAQVMNMPDAIARAALTGANALIRPLELVATAGAQVAEALGVYLIGPGPGKDGPHVLLAPYSTTHGIKEYESESDLLAELNTTGALQDWVLKCLPTSLRATYKNLWASTLNTPSEIKLASNPITGNLLGQLFDDNTNVLKRLLGTQSDSDAKREWHTIKDVFGEGLEQALTFLSGKLAYPITVWHSYLDIKASAEDLQEHKWGSALKAFISGIAQLAMLRQLMEAPPKTTVAEPEPSLEVPTGKRQWQDIDLTAPERTHLQRHESIDVNLQSLTPASVSGLYIHPITKKYYAPVEGKVYRVEKRGTPWRIVSDRGEGPQLLQNTSKQWTLDLSATTPRYGMLNRLKTRISRQAGMNVEATGMRAIRQLYPVRARLIDEALDLATTYVWNSYQNLRLINTSSAPTTRVHRLIKDFLGVPAVLPEHVVKIEKVIGEIFGALLDPDLRKVDSKRFVVGTSREDPESVFAFTIPDDVGKKLHLLEKFFLPRLEHYRNYMTEPSFAISVHARATTLIHELSHLVSKTEDITYLDTSKPFADLLGTFNPGARKLKDRLTTLQQKALSSRTPLTQLFKSFNPASDEWEDLGSTVYENTVDALKHVLTLTGQQTLQAARATFMSDSNVRLAVQLGNADSVAWLISHLGRQLDISTP
- a CDS encoding fe2+ zn2+ uptake regulation protein, yielding MYNSQLPTDGNSAPNGSLNLDAGAFTKNAERHNNERIRQLLKSFGLRTSLIRLKVIDALLTAAESDRPQGVRGVHSHLLDLDIPLSFLSVREVLKRLCSEGVVVLNDDKSYSLHPQAAAVLYGSQ
- a CDS encoding methyl-accepting chemotaxis protein, coding for MPALRTIQARYTLFLVLFILLLFALTVVGISQLVAPKLRHTEEQVALNRIAEVAEQIQGELNKVQAQQRSITQTIPLLDSATIDTVLPGLVDQYGELKVFGGGIWPLPGQREAGRNKFSTFWHRDASGKLAVNTFWNSDAAPNYYDQSWYKGGMQTPRGQCAWAAAYKDDASAEPRTNCAMAIARNGVPYGVATIDVTLGFFNELVARKEKDLGAEMLIVEADGKIISNSSRISGPIVLKNISELAGNSPFAAQIKTALERRNTSLQRVEFDNQGVANTFFMRPIEGTPWFLATALPTTLITAQRDDVLSTLSLLQIPMVLLLVLLQMYAIRQLIQRMKALKANIDALSGGDADLTRRITIRAEDELGAIGHSVNTFIAYLQNMIGEVTQATGAMASSLDKLQQTSAHTNQILQRHASETDQTVTAITEMSSTADSVAENAAETAAFTQRANEHADRSRVVVGEASTSVIALIDEVASATHKVESMQQDAQRITEILGVIGAIAGQTNLLALNAAIEAARAGEQGRGFAVVADEVRALAARTQASTSEINEMLTRLTQGVSSSVAAMENTQASCQSAADATARVNAGLDEMAGSVSHINSLSTQIATAAEQQSAVTEEINRSMVQIRHMVEELVQSGHATELNTRQLLDANTRVSSIMGRFKVK
- a CDS encoding DUF411 domain-containing protein codes for the protein MKTTLRLAALSALLISSLAQAAELIPIDVHRDANCGCCKKWIVHLETNGFKVNDHVEANMSEVKQRLGVPPRLASCHTAVINGKFVEGHVPAEQVLALSKSDLLGVAAPGMPMGSPGMEMEGMADAYQVMGLTRNGTDEVIADYPAR